A stretch of the Vulcanisaeta souniana JCM 11219 genome encodes the following:
- a CDS encoding AAA family ATPase, whose translation MFADILDSLNDWASDEGLRVIIVLDEAQELVKARGFDVLPVLAYAYDNLRNITFIITGSEFRVFTKFLKLNDPESSLLGRAYVNITLKPFSKDQAIEFLRRGFREQGIEFDKAEQVYEELGGNPGWLTFFGHRALRVGFDDVLSETRREAIDLIRREICNFINEGRHLVERGYLRILEVCVGGCRWSIIKKALEAMEGRELNNSIVDSLIKALLDYSLKRVIPTYCPTS comes from the coding sequence GTGTTTGCTGATATCCTTGATTCATTAAATGATTGGGCTAGTGATGAGGGGTTGAGGGTTATTATCGTCCTTGATGAGGCTCAAGAGCTTGTTAAAGCGAGGGGCTTCGATGTATTACCCGTGCTTGCCTACGCATATGATAACTTGAGGAACATAACGTTCATCATAACTGGGTCTGAGTTTAGGGTCTTCACTAAATTCCTTAAATTGAATGACCCTGAATCATCATTGCTTGGCAGGGCTTATGTTAACATTACGCTCAAGCCCTTTAGTAAGGATCAAGCAATTGAGTTTCTGAGGCGTGGGTTTAGGGAGCAGGGTATTGAATTTGACAAGGCTGAGCAGGTGTATGAGGAGCTTGGTGGTAATCCTGGTTGGCTGACGTTCTTCGGCCATAGGGCTTTGAGGGTGGGTTTTGATGATGTTTTAAGTGAGACTAGGAGGGAGGCTATTGATTTGATTCGTAGGGAGATTTGTAATTTCATTAATGAGGGTAGGCACTTGGTGGAGAGGGGGTACTTGAGGATACTCGAGGTTTGTGTTGGTGGTTGTCGCTGGTCAATTATTAAAAAGGCCCTTGAGGCTATGGAGGGTAGGGAATTGAATAACTCCATTGTTGACTCCCTAATTAAGGCGTTGCTTGATTACTCATTAAAGAGGGTAATACCTACGTACTGCCCGACAAGTTAA